AGAGGTCTGTTTCAGATCATTGAAGCGTCTGATCTCGTTGTGATCAATGTCAAACAAGGTGTCAAAACTGAAGTGATTTCAATTTTTAATCTGGATCCCGGAAAATCAAAGAATGAAAAAAATACATCCCTTCATTATTTCTATGCGTAATGAAATCAATGTGAATAACTGTTCTTTTTAAGCCATTTCAGCGGATTCAAGGCGATTCCATCTACATGAAGTTCAAAATGTATCTGAAACTGCCGGGTTACAGAGTCCTCACCAGCCTGCCCCAGCAAATCGGCCTCATCGACAAAAGAACCTTTAACCACATCGGTATTTTTAAGTCCGCCATAAATGGAATAGGTTTCTTTGCCGTGATCAATAATGACCAGTTTACCAGGCTCCGAGACAACGTCAGCAAATACCACTTTGCCCGGTGCGACCGCAAAGACCGGGGCATCTGCCGCTGTCAAAACCATGATTCCATGGGATTGATTCATTCGGGCCTGAGGGTGTTTTCCGGCAGTGCCATACAATTGAATCAAACGACCTTCAACTGGTGGCGGAAGACGGCCCTTCAAGGGATAAAGTCCTTTGGTTTTGTTCAGGTTTTTTGCGAGTTTAATCTGTTTTTCAAGATATTCCGTGTCACGCTGGAGTTGAGACAGATTGGAAAGAATGTCTTTCAGGTATTCTTCATAAATCTGTGAATCTTCTTGCAAAACTTGCAATTGCTGAGAGCTCCAGAGTTTGGTGTTCAATCCTGCGGTATTCTGCTTCAGAATGGATTCAATGCGTTGGATTTCTGCTTTGAAAAGCTCCCGGATTGCATGATTCAATGCTGGATTAGGCGAAAAGACAATGCTTCCCGGTTTTGAAAGAATCTGATAATTCAGAGACAATTGTGCGGAACGTGTAGGTGGATCAAGAGACAAGGAGAGACCGGGAATAATCACTGCGCCCGAAGAAAGGGCGTTTATCTGGGCCTGCCCGGTTTTATATAAGTCATGGTTTTGGTTGAGATGATTTTCAATCTCCTGTTTTCGGAGAATCATTGTCTGAATTGTTTCTTTCTTGATTTTCAATTGTGAGCGCAACTCTTTCGTTACATCATCACTTGCCGCGGAACAATTCATGGTTGTGACTGAAAACAACAGGTAGAGAAT
This is a stretch of genomic DNA from SAR324 cluster bacterium. It encodes these proteins:
- a CDS encoding peptidoglycan DD-metalloendopeptidase family protein, with protein sequence MKYSLFLIKKCHPLLILYLLFSVTTMNCSAASDDVTKELRSQLKIKKETIQTMILRKQEIENHLNQNHDLYKTGQAQINALSSGAVIIPGLSLSLDPPTRSAQLSLNYQILSKPGSIVFSPNPALNHAIRELFKAEIQRIESILKQNTAGLNTKLWSSQQLQVLQEDSQIYEEYLKDILSNLSQLQRDTEYLEKQIKLAKNLNKTKGLYPLKGRLPPPVEGRLIQLYGTAGKHPQARMNQSHGIMVLTAADAPVFAVAPGKVVFADVVSEPGKLVIIDHGKETYSIYGGLKNTDVVKGSFVDEADLLGQAGEDSVTRQFQIHFELHVDGIALNPLKWLKKNSYSH